GGTGTGAAACATCATAATAAAAAAGCTCTACCGCCGGAAATGAATGCTGCTGCGGAAAAACTTTTGCGGCTGATCCGCGACGCTGACCGGCTCGATATTTTCTTTATCGGCTGGGACGTCATCAAAACCGGCCGCATTCATGATCACCCCGAAATTATTATGGGCATTGATTTTGACGGTGCTCCATCCGATGCCGTACTCGACCAGTTTGAGCACAGCCAGCCCATCGACTACCGAACCCTGAACAGTCTCGCTGACCGGTTTGTTTTACAGCTTAGCTGGATGATCGATTTAAGTTTTCCGGCGACCAAAAAATTGATCATCGAGCGTGATATTCTCGATAAATTTATCGATATTCTGCCCGTTAAAACCGACCGGTTACTGAACTGTTTCCGCACAACCAAAAAACTTTTGCAGGACGACTCATTAACCGCATAAAAGAAACTGCACTCGGCAACACAACACCCCCGGTAATCCGGGGGTACGTTGATACAATTCTTTTATATAAAATATCCCGTAATGTTAATGCCTGTCCGGGCTCTCTTCCTCTTCTTCATCCGCCGTCACACTCTGCGGCAGCAGAATAAAGTGATACGTTTCGTAATCATCCATGCTCAGCAGATAATCCGCCGGCGGCAGCACAATGATGTGGCCGTCCGGTCCCTGTTCAAACTCCCCGTTGGGCGGGATTGCCACCGCGCGGCCATCGGTGCCGACTTTATACGTCCAGCCTTTCGGTACCGCAGTTAACCGCTCGTCAGGGCCTGTAACAAATTCACCGTCCGGCGGTGCAGCCACTGCGCGGTTGTCGATACCGATTTTATACTGCCAGTCTTTGGGTACAGCCACCAGTCGCTTATCTTCGCCGGAAACCAGTTTTGCATCCGGCGGAGCAGCAACACCGCGTCCATCTAATCCAACGGCAAACCGCCAGCCTTCAGGAATTGCAACCAGCCGGCCGTCACTGCCGGATTGCGCGTGTCCATTCGGCGGAATGGCAATAATGCGTCCATCCGTTCCGTGTGCATGCTGCCATCCGTTCGGAACACAAACGAGCCGGCCGTCGGGACTGCGCTGAATCCGGCATTCCGGACCATAGTTCACCAGCCGGCCATCGGGTCCACTCTGTGTTTCCCAGGCAGCCCAGGTCTGACAAACAATGCCGGCGGCGGCGACCAGCGACAGAACCATTGAACAAATTTTCATGATACCTCCTTATTAGATTGATTGATTGTTACAGGATTGAAAAACGCAGTAGAACAAAATCTTATTATATTCCTACTGTAAACTCCGCATATTTTAATTTTTTGATCAGCAATATCATGCTGCGTGTCAGAATTTCAATACCGGTTTCGAATATCTGTTGTGCTGTTTTAGTCCTCCATCAGCTTCTGTAATTTGGCGGCAAGTTGAGTGAAACCGCGGTTGTAAGCAAAATCGGCAGCGGTGTCGTTATCCTTATCTTTCATTTTAGGGTCGGCACCGGCGGCAATCAACAGGTCCGCCACCGGCGAAAGCCCTTCGCCGGCAGCAAACATAAGCGGCGTCCACCGTTCAGTGTGATCCACCGCATTCACTTCGGCGCCGGTTTCCAGCAGCAGTGTGATCGTCGCCAGATTCGGTCCGGTGGCGGCAAACATGAGCGCGGTGCGTCCGTTATTGTCACGCCGATTAATTCCGGCGCCGGCGGCGAGCAGGACACGGACGGTTTCAGTGTGTCCGTTAAATGCAGCCAGCATCAATGCTGTGTTGTTATCTTCATCGGCCTGATCGACCGGCATTCCGTTGCCGAGCGCCAACGAAACTGCGGCCGTATTTCCGTCGAATGCGGCTTCAGCAAATGCTGCGGCCGCTTCTGCGGTGATTTCCGGTATAACGGGTTTTTCTTTGCAGCCGGCAAACAGAACGGCAGCAGACAAAAGTAACACGGCGGCAGTTTTGGTTTTCATGAAACTCCTTAGTATCTCGTGGTAATCATACGAAAACCGAACGGATAATGCCAGACATTTGAGGCGCACAGTCAAACACCGTGATATAATCAGTGTTTTACCGGCTCCGGTGCATAAAACCGGAAAACCGCAGGTTTAAAAGAACATACGATAACTTTTGTTTTTAAACCGGTTTATGATAGAAACACTCCCCGATGCAAAAGTGTATTCTTTTTTTATCAATTTTTGCCGCACTGCTGACCGGCTGCGGCCGGCCGCCGGCGAACGCGATCGCGATTCCGCCGGCGGAAGAAAAGCCGCTGCCGGCAGACCGGATTGCCGCGCGCCTGGCCGACCGCCTGCCGCGGGTGCACTTGAACCGGGCGCTGCTGGATGCAGCCATTTCAACCAATGCACTGGCGCTTTATATTGACACACTGGATTATGACCACACCTGGTTTCTGGCATCCGACATTGAAGAATTCCGGCAGTCCGGTCCGGAGCTGTATAAAAAAATACTGGATGGTGATACCGCATTTGCACACACCGTTTTTGAACGCTTCAAAGAGCGTGTGACCGACCGCGTTGAATTCACTTATGCCCTGCTCGATAAAGGTTTCAATACAGACAAAGATGAAGTGTGGCAATGGAAGCGTGATCAAGCGCCGTGGGCGGAATCCGAAGCGGAATGGGATGACCTGTGGCGCCGGAAAATTAAAAACGAATATGTGTCGCGCTGCGCTGCAATTGAAGCAGATGCAAAAAATAAAAAAGAACATCCGGCAGACGAAACCGCAGAAGCTAAGGATAAAAAAACCGGCGCTGAAAAAAATCTGTCGCCGGACGAATTTGTGCGCGAACGCTATAAACAGTTCAAACTGCTTATCGATACCAACTACGATCACGAAACCATTTTGCAGCGCTATCTCAGCTCATTCACGCGTAGCTACGATCCGCACAGCGATTATCTTTCGCCGCGCAGCGTTGAAGATTTTGATATTGCCATGAGTCTCTCGCTCGTCGGCGTCGGCGCCACGCTGCGCAGTGAAGACGG
The DNA window shown above is from Kiritimatiellales bacterium and carries:
- a CDS encoding ankyrin repeat domain-containing protein, producing the protein MKTKTAAVLLLSAAVLFAGCKEKPVIPEITAEAAAAFAEAAFDGNTAAVSLALGNGMPVDQADEDNNTALMLAAFNGHTETVRVLLAAGAGINRRDNNGRTALMFAATGPNLATITLLLETGAEVNAVDHTERWTPLMFAAGEGLSPVADLLIAAGADPKMKDKDNDTAADFAYNRGFTQLAAKLQKLMED
- a CDS encoding HD domain-containing protein, which produces MTSENSARLLQRFVRYVDSYRKNSVLHPMHQLKLEHTLRVAGDARFIAEQSEFSTAEIDLAEAIGLMHDVGRFSQFKKYGSFDDSKTIDHGDLGAETILTENMLAGINEPERDLILFGVKHHNKKALPPEMNAAAEKLLRLIRDADRLDIFFIGWDVIKTGRIHDHPEIIMGIDFDGAPSDAVLDQFEHSQPIDYRTLNSLADRFVLQLSWMIDLSFPATKKLIIERDILDKFIDILPVKTDRLLNCFRTTKKLLQDDSLTA